The genomic interval GACCATGTTGCTTCATCCAGCGAAGCAGCAGTACATGCAACAAGGACGTATGTCAATAACCTGCTTGGGGACAATACAGTAGTAAAACTAGACTTCAAGAATGTATTTAATCTGCTGAAAAGAGTGGTGTATAAAAGCCATACACACATATTTACCCAGTCACTTCACTTTTGTTTCAACTGGATATTGCGAGGAGTCGATGCTCCTTTTTGGGGAGAATTAAATCACTTCATCGAAGGGTATCCAGCGAAGATATCCCTCTCACCACGTTTCTCTTCTGATTGCACACTGGCGAGCACAAGGGAATCCCTTCTAGCAGATTTTGCTCAgatgatgacacggggacaggatgTGGGACTCGTTTTTAATCCATCCAAATACAAAATCATTTCGGCCAACCAGCAAGTGACTGATACAAAGTGAGATCCATTCTGCCAGGTGTATCACGCATTGTCCTCACATATAGCGTCTTGCTTAGAATTGATGACATTGACGCAGTTCTCGAGAACAAACTGGGCAATTTGAGAAGTAGGGAACAATGCGTAGGTAATCTATAAGGATCTATGAGGATGCAGATCCTAACATCTAAATCCTCATATGACGTCCCTAAACTAAATAAATGAGACAGTCTCCGGAATTCGATATTCACAAAAGTGCTCAACCTCACTCTAGAAGACGGGTAGTGAGACCAAGTTTCCAGTCAGACTTGGAGGTATCACAGAGCCTGGCAGATAGCACTCCCTGCATTCTCGTCTTCTTGTGTAACGTCCAGCGAATTTGTAACAGCGAATCTCCCTGCTTTACATACTCAAGTAAATAAGCACTTTCCACTATCAAACATTCACTAGCGACTAAACTCACCCTGGGGAACAAACAAATACACCCTGGCCAAATAAACACACCCTGGCGACTAAACACATCCTGGCCGACTAAACACACTCTGGTGACCAAACACTCACCAACGACCATCATGCGGCCAAAGCGGTTGAGCGTGTTGAAGCTGTCCTCGACGGAGATCTCACAGCGGTAGAGCCCCGACGACCGGAAGTCCAGCCGCGTCAGCACCACCCGCGACGCGTTCGACTTGGACGGCTGTGGACGGAAAGTCAGATATCAGTGTGGGGTGcgggttgggtggtggtggggggaggttATAAAGTGTGCTTAGGTCGACCTGGGGGGTCAGAAGTTCAGTGTAGGGCGAATCTGAGTTAGAGAGTCGACGTGGGGTCAGAAGTTGAGTGTGGGGTCAACTTGAGTTAAAGATTCGACGTGGGATCAGAAGTTCAGTGTGGAGACAACTGGAATAAGTTTTACTAGTCCTCATCCTCCTAACTACCCGTGTtaacctacctggagggtctatctggagggtattccgggggtcaacgaccccgctgatcgtccatgaccaggcctcctgcgtAGTGGTTTTGACCTATTATGTTATatattactaatattacaagaTATTattgatggaatgaatgataatgaaagtgtttcttcttttttagaTCACCCTACCTAGGTGGGATACTgcccatgtgtaaaaaaaaaatatatctcataTATACCTCACGGGGTTTGAAGTCTATCGACTTCAACACCTCGGAAACACTGAACTGGGATGTCAGTGGGATCGTAATTCACGTACTATAGATCAACGCAGTTAATAGTGATATTTATATAATCTAAACTAAGATTTTTTTCGGTAATTTGCGTCTTGATTGCTGGAAATATtctcaagattgacagttgtgagtcttggaaagtgatcagatagaaATTGGTCAACTATAATAGTCACAGTATAAGTTGCACTGAATTCTAGATTGAGATAATATGTCgctatatatatgtaaatagacTCAGTGGTGCCCACAATTCTAGCATTACCATGTTCATTTAGAAATTATCCTAGAAATATaaacatataagcagtataatgtgatcctttattgacaacgtttcgcccagctTTATCCAGTCACAAACAGATGTACCTGGGTGAAAGATgcgcgagtatttataggatagagtcagtattctccacctgactccatcctataaatactcacgtacctttcacccagatagatctgtttgtgacttgataaagctcattgtgtgggcgaaacgttgtcagtaaaggatcacattatactgcttatgtgtttatatttgcactgtcggtattttaaaccatttatttccatccaaaAAATATCCCAGTTTAgttccagtggtggttgttatagACCTTCCAAGATTCCTATTTCTGGTATTAAAGTTGTGATCTGGTTCAgcatcaggttcagaatgttcAACTGGGGCATAAAAATTGATAATATTAATGGAGAAGTTGCCTGTATACACCTTAACACCCTGACACTCCATGTTTACTCGACTTCGTAGGGCTGTAAGTGTACCAAGTTTTTTCTAACATAAATCACACAACAATTAGTTGTGTGATTTATGTTAGAAAATCACTGGTAGTGTATATTCCTGCAAACAGGTGATATCGATATCCTCGTTTGCACTAGTGATGCAAGTCAGGTTAATGTTTCTTAATGGAAGCAATGTTCCGTGGTAAATAATTGTAAGCTATCCATCACAGTCTTTTATTACAATATCTTTCTTGTTAGATGTACGAGTGTGTTGCAGCGATGGTCAACCAGTACTTACCTGTAAATAATATAGCTGCAACTTCTTTTCTTCCTAAGTAATATTCTAATTTATATCCAGGTACTGCCTCAGCACTGCTTCAGCACTGTATCAGCACTGCCTCAGCACTGTCTCAGCACTGCCTCAGCACTGCTTCAGCACTGCCTCAACACTGCCTCAGCACTGCCTCAGCACTGCTTCAGCACTGCCTCAGCACTGCCTCAGCACTGCCTCAGCACTGCCTCAGTACTGCTTCAGCACTGCCTCAGCACTGCCTCAGCACTGCCTCAGCACTGCTTCAGCACTGCATCAGCACTGCCTCAGCACTGCCTCAGCACAATCCCAGGCAAAGCGTGTCACCAAAACTCCTCAGCTACTAATATTGTTCAGTATTTTTCTCTTAAATATTGACCTCGTAAATAACTGAGTCAAAACATCCAGAAATAAAAGTCACCATTTGATATAAGAACAAACCTAGAGAATGTTTCCGAAGGAAAGTTGAAATTGAAACTGATTTATTTCACActccaaaatattgatgagagtgattttcCCTTCACTGAGTATGAGTTAGTCATTGCGCTAGATCAAGGTTGATCATCAGTTGTTGAAATCCTCAGAACTTTAAGGCAGCTTCCCGATAACCCTTTGtaagcgctgtataatcttagTTATTAAGTTATACCGAGGGTGTCCTTCCTACTTCCTTGACCAATATCCTCCTTGTGCCGATTCCTGAGAGAGATACGGAGCCTTGAACTACTGACCAGTGTTCCTAATGAGTGTAACGTGTAAGTTGCTGGAAAAGTTTATAAGAAGAAGCTTGGTAAACATCTTGAAAGCATTAAACTTTTGACAGAGCACCAACctggctgtaaaaaaaaaaaatataaggatAAGTCTTACGAAGCTTTTAAAGAAATATAACAGATTAACGGAGGTCAAACAGGAATGAGTAGGATGAGACTACTATATATACTTTTCAAGTGAAAAAAAATCGGGGTAAAAGGAAAGAAATAGCACGGAGGAGGGGTTTCTTAAATCATAGTAAACAAAAACACTATAAACGATGAAAACTCGGGACGGGAGAGTGTAACTTGTGGAGTTCCACAAGGACCAGTGTTGGGACCTGTGTTGTTCTTCGTGTATATATGTGAACTTATTACAGAAATTAAGTCGCATGCAGTATAAGCTTATCCGTAGATGCTGTGAAGATAATAACGAGAATACAAACTGAAAAGAATGAAATAAGGTTGTGAGAAGATCTGGATAGAGTTCAGGAATGATCTGATTAATGATAATTGAAATCAAAACCACGCAAAAGCAGACCTATGAAGCTGGGAGATGGAGAAAGGACGTTGAAAACAGAATCAACGACGGGCAAAAACCTCTCAAAGGTAGTTAAAGACCAAAGGTCTGGGAATACAGTGTACTTCAAGCTTGTTACCTGAGGCTCACAGTAACACAataacatcaacagtagcagcacggACTAAGCTGGCAAGTATAAGAGTGCCTTTCAGGACCTGAGGGAAAAAGTAGTTCAGAACAGCTCGTAACTTCGTACCCGTTCTTGAGTCAGCAGCGctggtgtggaacccacaccttgcatAACACAAGGTGAAGCCTGAGAAAGTACTATGGAGAGCATCATAACTGATGAGTAAGTTGAGGGGAATTAGGTATGTGGAAGGATAACAAGAGCTTGACGGTGTGTCACAGGAGGAAACCAGAAGGGATGtcaggaaacatttcttcagCTTAACACTGATTGAAATATTGACTGAACTTAGAATTCTCTGCACAGGGTTGAAGAGAACTTTACACATTATTGAAGAGGACTCTACACTTCGATGAAGAGGATTCTACACAATGTTGAAGAGGACTCTACACATCGTTAAAGAGGACTCTACGCAGTGTTGAAGAGAACTCTACACATCGATGAAGAGGACTCTACACAGTGTTGAAGAGAACTCTATATATGGTCGAAGAGAACTCTACACATGGTTGAAGAGAACTCTACATATGGTTGAAGAGAACTCTACATATGGTTGAAGAGAACTCTACACATGGTTGAAGAGAACTCTGCACATGGTTGAAGAGAACTCTACATATGGTTGAAGAGAACTCTA from Cherax quadricarinatus isolate ZL_2023a chromosome 3, ASM3850222v1, whole genome shotgun sequence carries:
- the LOC128684081 gene encoding uncharacterized protein, which produces MDAHTTLCILLLLLTIARPGLGLSIKETVIPVYKIRGEDAVLNCYYDLEGEPLYSVKWYKDDEEFYRYMPGSSPAQSIFSRPGVTVNPSKSNASRVVLTRLDFRSSGLYRCEISVEDSFNTLNRFGRMMVVGECLVTRVCLVGQDVFSRQGVFIWPGCICLFPRVSLVASECLIVESAYLLEYVKQGDSLLQIRWTLHKKTRMQGVLSARLCDTSKSDWKLGLTTRLLE